The sequence CCGAAACCGGAATCACCGACGCCTCCATCGACACCCTGGTCAAGCTCCAGAACCTGGAGTCCGTTAACCTCTATGGCACCAAGGTCACCGACGAAGGGGTGAAAAAGCTCGCCGCGCTCAAGAACCTCAGGAGCCTCTACCTCTGGCAGACCGCCGTTACCCCCGCCGCCATCGCGGAGCTGCAAAAAGCCCTCCCGGACGCACAGATCATCACGGGCATCTGACAGCCTATGGGCTAACTGCGGCTGACCAGGCCGGACCAGGCCGGACCAGGGCAAGCTGGCGAAATTTCCGCTTGCCATACTGAATTTTCAGTATTTACTGAAACTATGAAAGTTGCCACGACGGACAAGCTGGGACAGGCGAGGGATGAGTTCATCGCCCAATGGGGTGCCTTGGGCACCCAGTGGGGGATCAGCCGGACCATGGCGCAGATCCACGCGCTGCTGATGACCTCGCCGCGCCCGATGTGCACCGACGAGGTGATGGAGGCGCTGGAGGTGAGCCGGGGCAACGCCCACTCGAACCTCAAGGAACTGGTCAACTGGGGCTTGATCCGGATGATTGTGATCCGGGGCGAGCGCCGGGATTTCTACGAGGCGGAGAAGGACGTCTGGCAGATTTTCACCATCATCGCCCGCGAGCGGAAACGCCGGGAGATCGAGCCCGCGCTGGCCATCCTCAACAAGTGTGCGGAGGAGACCAAAGGCCTCAAGGGCGAGGAGGCGAAGGCTTTCCACAACCAGATGAAGCAGCTGGAGGAGTTCGTCGGCTTCGCATCGAAGATGTCGGACCGCATTTCCGGCATGAGGCACGGGCTGGCGCTGCAGCTTGCGAGCAAGATCCTCGGATGAAATTTTTCCCATGAACCCGACAACAGTCATCATCGGCGCGAACGGCTTCCTCGGCCGCTACCTGTGCCGCCACTTCGCACGCAACGGCCGGGAGGTCGTTGCCATCGCCCGCAGCAGGAAAGGATGGAGCGGCGACGGGATGTTCCTTGAGTGGGACGGAGAAACCATGGGGCCATGGGCGCTGGCCCTGGAGGGCGCGGAGCTCGTGATCAACCTGGCGGGGCGCAGCGTGAACTGCCGCTACAACGCGGCCAACAGGGAAGAGATCCTGCGCAGCAGGGTGGCGACGACGGAGCTTGTCGGCAAGGCGGTCGCGCTGTGTCGCGTACCACCCAGGCTGTGGATCAATTCCAGCACCGCCACCTGGTACCGCCATGCGGAGGACAAGCCGCAGGACGAGTGGGAAGGTGTGCGCGGCGAGGGCTTTTCCTGTGATGTGGCCGCCGCCTGGGAGGATGCGTTCTTCGGCGCGAAAGTGCCTGCGGAGACCCGGAAGGTCGCGCTGCGCACCGGCATGGTCCTGGCGAACGAGCCGGATACCGTCTATGATGTCCTCACCGGCCTCACCAACCGCGCCCTCGGCGGCGCAATGGGAAGCGGCAGCCAACGGGTTAGCTGGATCCACATGGACGATTTCCTCCGCGCCGTGGAATTCATCATGCGCGACCCTTTCCTCGACGGCATCATCAACGCCACCGCTCCGGATTTCCCCACCAACCGCGAACTCATGAAATGCTTCCGCGAAACCGTCGGAATACCCATCGGCCTGCCCGCCTCCAAATCCATGCTGGCCATCGGCGCGACGGTCTTGGGAACGGAAACCGAGCTGGTGCTCAAAAGCCGCTGGGCGGAGCCTTTGCGCCTGCGCGAGGCCGGATTCCGCTGGCGCTATCCCGTGGCGGCGGACGCCATCGACGACCTAGAGCGCCGCCGCGGCCTAGCCGGATTCTTCCGCGAGAGCGAACGCCGCAGTGCGGGCGCGAGGGCGTGGCTGCCAGCCACCACCCGCTGAAAAAAACGCCCGGCCACCATGCGGTGGACGGGCGCTTGATGAAACTCGCTCAGCCTATTTCGAGGAGGAAACGTAGCTCGCCTGGCTCGCGCCTTTCTTGAGCTTGGTCTGCTTGATCCAGCTCATCGTGGAGCGGAGCTTCGCGCCGACCTTCTCGATCTGGTGCTGCTCGCCTTCCTTGCGGAGGGCGTTGAATTTCTTGTAGCCGCCCTCGTACTCGGCGATCCACTCCTTGGCGAACTTGCCGCTCTCGATTTCCTTGAGCTGCTTGACCATGCGCTTCTTCACCGAGGCATCGATGATCTTCGGGCCGACGGAGACATCGCCCCACTCGGCGGTCTCGGAGATCGAGAAACGCATGCCCGCGATGCCGGCCTCGTTCATGAGGTCGACGATGAGCTTGAGCTCGTGGAGGCACTCGAAGTATGCCATTTCCGGCTGGAATCCTGCCTCGACGAGAACCTCGAAGCCCGCCTTGACGAGTGCGGAGGCACCGCCGCAGAGGACGACCTGCTCACCGAAAAGGTCGGTGACGGTTTCCTCGCGGAAGTTGGTCTCGAACACACCGGCACGGGTGCATCCGACGCCAC comes from Akkermansiaceae bacterium and encodes:
- a CDS encoding transcriptional regulator, which produces MKVATTDKLGQARDEFIAQWGALGTQWGISRTMAQIHALLMTSPRPMCTDEVMEALEVSRGNAHSNLKELVNWGLIRMIVIRGERRDFYEAEKDVWQIFTIIARERKRREIEPALAILNKCAEETKGLKGEEAKAFHNQMKQLEEFVGFASKMSDRISGMRHGLALQLASKILG
- a CDS encoding TIGR01777 family protein, producing the protein MNPTTVIIGANGFLGRYLCRHFARNGREVVAIARSRKGWSGDGMFLEWDGETMGPWALALEGAELVINLAGRSVNCRYNAANREEILRSRVATTELVGKAVALCRVPPRLWINSSTATWYRHAEDKPQDEWEGVRGEGFSCDVAAAWEDAFFGAKVPAETRKVALRTGMVLANEPDTVYDVLTGLTNRALGGAMGSGSQRVSWIHMDDFLRAVEFIMRDPFLDGIINATAPDFPTNRELMKCFRETVGIPIGLPASKSMLAIGATVLGTETELVLKSRWAEPLRLREAGFRWRYPVAADAIDDLERRRGLAGFFRESERRSAGARAWLPATTR